The genomic window TGCCAAGATATAAACCTTGTGGCGGTGGTGTATCTCCAGCGATCGCTCAATGGTTTGACTTTGATTTTAGCCCAGCGATTTCTGTGAAAGCCGACTCCCTTCGCTTTACTTGGAAATTGGGCGACCCCGTGGAAGCAAAAATCGCCACAAAAGAACCAGTCTGGATGGTGCGACGAGATATTTTTGACCATTTTCTAGTGCAGCAAGCACAGAAGCAAGGGGCTGAACTACGAGATAATACTGAAGTAATGGGTATTGAGTTTAAAAGTGACCATTGGCAAGTTAACACAGCCAATGGGCCAGTTATAGGTCGCTACATAATCGCAGCTGATGGTGTCAAAGGGCCAATGGCAAAATGGCTAGGCTTCAAAGAACGTAAACGTCGTTTAGCAGGAGCTTTGGAAGCAGAAGTTGCCGCAACTGTAAAGGACAAATCCACAATTCACTTCGAGTTTGGCTTGGTAAAAAACGGCTACATTTGGAACTTCCCAAAAGCTGATGGTTATTCCCTTGGTGTCGGTACATTTATCGGTGGCGAACCTCAAGACTTTAAGAAGATTTTAGATGAGTACGCGCGATCGTTTAATCTGGATATCAAAACTAGCAAGCAGTATGGTTATCCCCTTTGCTTGTGGGATGGCAACCAAAAGTTGCATACTCAAAATGCAGTTTTGGCTGGGGAAGCTGCTTGTGTAGTTGATCCAATGACAGCAGAAGGCATTCGCCCTTCAATTTTTAGCGGTTTGATTGCAGCAGGAGCCATTAATGAGGCTCTTTCTGGTGATACCAATGCTTTAGAAAAATATAGTGAAACCATTAATGAAGAATGGGGTACCGAGATGGCTTGGGCGCAAAAATTAGCTGGAGCATTCTATCGCTTTCCAGGCATTGGCTACAAAGTTGGTGTTAAGCGCCCCTCCGGTGCCAAAATCATGGGCAAGATTCTGTGTGGAGAACTGCGCTATGGCGATGTTGCCGGTCGCGCCCTCAAGCGTTTAATCCCTGGTTTTGGGGGTTAGTACCGCTTCAGGGCGAGACGCTCTTGCTAGCTTGCTTCTGTGCTAGACTGTGTTACCTCGTTCCCAGTCAGAGACTGGGAACATTTGTCTGTCGCAAAAATTAGGAGTAATACCAAGTTGTGATAGATAGTATTATTTGCTTGAAAGCTAGTCCAGCAGCGCTTGGATGCTATAACAATACTAACTTTGGCAACTTGGTATAATAAGTTAGAACATTTTTCTGGAGGGATTGGAGGAGAATAGCTTCTCCGTCCCCATAAGACATCGATCGCTCCATTAACGCGAAATTAAAAATACTTAGAGAAAAACCAGATAATTACTCCAGTTGCCAATACACAAATAATTCCTGCCAAGCCAGCTAGGGGTTTTTTATTCTTACCTGTAAACCAGTCAGAGACTTTACCTGTGTAAGTAATTAGTTCTGCTGTGTCTAGGGTAGCGATCGCCCATACCCATCCCGCGTGCAGTCCCCAAGCTAAACCCAAATTGCCGTTCGCAGCAAAACGTCCCAACACCAGCACCATTCCCATTAGCCACAATCCAGGGAGTTGGGGTGCAGTTTCGCGTTGCTCCCAAACCAGGTGTAGCAAGGCAAAAATCAAGCTAGAAATTGCTGCTGCTATCCAAATTGGGTAATCCTGCGCTAATTCAGTGAACAGGAAACCGCGAAAAACTAACTCTTCTATCCCACCCACTAATAACGCTATCAAGAAAATCTGTAGCAAGATGGGTAGTAGTAACTTGAAATTCGTCTTTTCAAAAAAACACCAACCTAACGCCAATTGCCCACTAAATACAATAGCTAGGCTCACCACTCCCAAACTAAAACCTAGCGCTAAAGAACCAAGAGTTGAAAGATTCCCAACAAAGCCGTAATCCGAAAAAGATTTATTCGTCAGCCAACTAACTCCCCACAGAATCAGGGGAGCTAATAGGTAGAGTGACGCCAATAACGGCATCTTTTGCTCTGGCTGCAAAGGTTTGGGAGGTTGCCAATTGAGCAATATTGCTGATCCTGTTGCGATTGGCAACCAGCAAACTATCCAGAAAATAAAAAATGCCATCACTACAACTAGTGCTGGTGCATTTTCCATAAACGCCAGTAAGGCGTTGACCGAAGGCTCAAAGAAAGTTATCAAAATAAACAAAAAAAACACGATAGACTTCTTGCACTATAGATTTCTTGCTGATTAATCAAGACTCTACTAAATTTGGTGACTTCTGCAAGGGGTCTAATCGTATTTTTTACCTGGGACAAAATTTTTTAAATAGAGCTACTAATGTGCTGTCGGGGTAAGGACAAGTTATCATCACCTGAAACTTATCCCTACCATCAGCAAATTTACTCTTCGTCTTCCAAATCTTCGTCCGATTCGTCAGAATCTACATCTTGTGAGGTTAGTTTTTTATCAGTTTCACCGAGTTGAATCAAGTGAATATGCTTGTATCCCAGCCTAATTTCAAACTCATCTCCAGGCTTTAAGCCCATTGCTTTGGTATATGTAGCACCAATCACAATCTGACCATTTTGATGGACACTAACTCGATATGTCGGTTCACGGCCACGACCATCTTTAGGTGCTTCTGGACTTAGAGGAATTCCTCTAGCTGATAGCAAAGCGTCATAAAAATCGGTGAGATTAACACGAACCTGGTTATTCTTAGTAACAGTGTAATAGCCGCACTGTTTAGCTCTTTCTCGGCGTGGTAAAGTGGAAAGTTCTTTTACTTTAGCAAGTAGTGCTTTTCCAGTTAATGGTGCGGTTGCAGTTTCAGTCATTATGCTCAAATTTTCCTTACTCTCTCCAAACTGATAAACGATGTAGTCTCATGCCAGCATTTAGCTTTTTAGCATTTGCATAGAGCTACTGTAGACCCTAATGTAACGGGTGAATTCCTGCCGATAGGAGCCAAAAGTACTTCTATTATGGTTGTCTACAACCAACTAGAGGCCATAGTTGCCACAGACATTAATTTTGGTGATATTACGGCACTTTTAACCATTATTCGCCATCAGAAAGAAAACTATTTTCTCCTTTGGCGCTACTGTAGCGGTGTAACTTTCAGCCACCTTTACAAATTGTGTTGGTTCTACTGCAAATAAGTCGTAGACCCAATAAATTGCAGGTTTTTCACTTTCAGTGCTTGCCTTTCTTGCCAATGAGCAAGTAGAGTTTTCTCTACTCGTCCTCTCAAGCTTTGGACAGCATAGTATTTCAATAGAGTCCTATGGGCTTATGCCCTTTTGTCCTGCCAGTAGAGACGCGAATTCTCTTGTCTCTACATTACGAATCAACAAAGCAGTAGTAGCCGCGCTGGTACGGCTCTTGATTCTGGTTTTGTCACTTCGTAATTTTATATCAAATACTAGCATGGACTAATAATAGCAAAATAGTTGTTTAATTTTGAATTAAAGTTGCTAGTAAATTTTTATTTAAATTTCTGGACTTAAAGAAGAAAAAAGCAGTGACGATTTTCCCAACCCTTTATTGCAAGCGTGAGTATTGGCCTATGGCTTTTATAAAAATTTATATAATTGAGATGAGCAGTTTTGACCAATGAGTTCAATCCAAGATTTTCTTGATTGAGAGGAAGCCAAAAAGCGAAAAGTCTCGCGTGTCCGGGTTTCTCGGTGCAAAAACTTTTATTTAAAAGTGGTGAGGATTTTTCCTCGGTTTATTATCCTAAGGTCAAAAGTGGTCAGAGGATTTTGTACGTCTGTCTATGGGAAGAATAAATTTCTTAACATCTGCCTAGCGCTTAATTGCCACTACTATATATTGAACATGTGCTTTCACACTTCTATATAATCAAAAAGTTCAGCCTTCGTTACCGCTTGACCAAATTTTCCCGCTAGGACTGCTTGACTCAAGTTGACATCAAGACGTGTTGCTAACCTAACATGCATTTAATTTGCATATTATCACCAGGTCAGAGATGAACGTAAGTCCCTCTCTCAGCAAACACTTTTTCCTTTAGATTCCCAAACAGGTAAATTCAATGCAAAGCTACAATTACATTTTTGGCGTTTTATCTCGTAATTTGACACAAATATTGCTTACATCGGTGCTACAAGTTAAATTTTAATGGTTATCCTTAAACTAGAATCACTCGCTTTTTTCTTGTCGGCCAATTAACACTAGGGTTTGAATTAAGGGCAAAAAGAGGATAGCTCACTTTTTGCAACTACCTGCGTTGACTGATGATTGTTGAGGCTGGGAAAGTAATTTTAAAATTTTGGTTAGTGATTATGGAAGTTATTTTTAAGGTCATTCGACAGCAACAAAATTCCTCCCCTATTGTGCAAACCTACCTTGTAGAGGCAGAACCAGGTAATACAATCCTAGATTGCCTGAATCATATTAAGTGGGAGCAAGATGGAACGTTGGCGTTTCGCAAAAATTGCCGCAATACCATTTGTGGTAGCTGTGCTATGCGAATTAATGGGCGTTCGGCTTTAGCTTGTAAGGAAAATGTTGGCAGTGAACTTGCTAGATTACAACAAATACCATCATCCCAAAGTAAAGTAAATGCCATTGGCGAAATCACGATCGCTCCTCTCGGCAATATGCCTGTGATTAAAGATTTGGTTGTAGATATGAGCAGTTTCTGGAATAATTTAGAGGCAGTTGCTCCTTATGTGAGTACAGCAGCACGACAAGTTCCAGAAAGAGAGTTTCTGCAAACACCACAAGAGCGATCGCGCCTCGATCAAACTGGCAACTGTATTATGTGTGGTGCTTGTTACTCGGAATGCAACGCCCGTGAAGTTGATCCAAACTTTGTTGGCCCCCATGCCCTTGCCAAAGCTTACCGGATGGTAGCAGACTCCCGCGATAGCGACACCCAAAATCGTTTAGCAAGCTACAACGAAGGTACTAAAGGCGTATGGGGTTGTACCCGTTGTTTGTACTGCGATTCAGTTTGTCCAATGGAAGTTGCACCATTAGAACAAATCACCAAAATTAAACAAGAAATTCTCACCCAGAAACAAGCCAGTGATAGTCGCTCACTTCGTCACCGAAAAGTGTTAGTGGATTTAGTTAAACAAGGTGGTTGGATTGATGAACGTCAATTTGGTTTACAAGTTGTCGGTAACTACTTTAAAGATTTAAAAGGATTACTCAGTCTTGCACCCCTCGGTTTGCGGATGATCATCCGGGGTAAATTCCCCCTATCATTTGAACCTTCAGAAGGGACGCAACAAGTGCGATCGCTCATTGAATCTGTGCAACAAGTAGAAAACAAAAGTTAGAAGTGTGGAGTACAGACGCGATTAATCGCGTCTGTACAGGAGTTAGGAATTTTAACTCCTAACTCATAACTCATAATTCTAGTTCAACGTGGTTCTTGAGGGATATTCAACGGTTGTCCATAACGGTCATATACCAAAACATCCCACTGCCCATTGTTACTGGATTCAAAAGCAATCCTACTACCATCAGCGCTAATTGTAGGGTTGCGGACTTCCGCTTGCAGATTATTAGTTAAATTCCGTGATTGGCGTGTTTCGCGGTCGTAGAGAAAAATAGCCGATCGCCCCTGACGACTAGCACCAAACACAATATAACGACCATCTTGTGAAACGCTAGGATGAGTTGCGATCGCATCAAAGGAGTTTAAACCTGGCAAATCAACCAAATCACGAGTCACCGTATCAAACATATAAACATCTTGGCTACCGCGTCGGTCAGTAATAAAAACAATGTATCTCCCAGAGATTTGGGGGTTTAATTCCGACGCTAAACTATTGAGACTCCGACCCCCCGGATCAAAGGGATAACTCAAAATGCGAGGGTAGCCAAAACACCCAGTCAATAAATTTAAACATATAAATACAGGTATAAAAAAAACACGTTTCATATAATTAGTCATTAGTCATTAGTCAATAGTCTCACAACTCCTGTACAGACGCGATTAATCGCGTCTCTACTCCTAACTCTTAGGGAGGTGAACCTACAGTTGCACCATTAGGAATATCTAACTCAATATTTGGCCCCCGGTCTAGGACTTCAATATCCCACTGACCACGGCTGGCGGTTTCAAAAACAACATAACGTCCATCTGGGCTGATATTTGGTTTTCTGACCCAACCGCGATAGATTGGCGTGACGATTTGTGACTGTTGCGTAGCGCGATCGTAAAGCGCCACTACTGGTCTACCTTGGTCACTAGTAAGATAAGCAATGTAACGCCCGGTGTAGCTCAAACTAGGACTTTCAGCAATTGTTTCCTGTCGGTTTATGCCCGGTGTGCCAATAAACAGTTGCCTCTCCAAATCGTAGACTAGTAGCTGCTGATTACCATTCCGATTAGATACAAACGCTAAAAAGCGCCCATTTCCACTCAAAGCAGGCTGCTCCTCGGTGTAGCGACTATTGAGAGAAGTAGGCCCTATGGGAATATCGTTAGAACCACAAGATACAAGCAAACTTGTTAAACTAAAAACCAGGCTCCAATGAATAGGTCTTTGGAGCCAAAATATAGGCGTAAATTTTTTCACCTCAACTGTTTTCCGTCGCCTCTAAAATTACCTCCACACCAACTGTTTTAAACATTGTCATCAAAATCGGTCGAATTATCTGGCCCCTCATTTGGCTTTTCAACCGGGTTGTATGGTACATAATCAGTTGGGATCGCCTCATCATCTTCGCGCCCTCTTCGAGGAGTCGAGTCAGTGGGTGGACGACGCCTTCTTGGTCTGGGAGCGACATCATCTTCACGACTTTCTGGACGCCCAGACCCGTTATTACTACGCCGAGAAGGTTTTCTGACTTCCCCTCCCGAACTTTCCCAATCATCAACTTGCCTAGATGAAGAACCCCAATTCTCTTCTTCAGAGCTTTCAGAAGGGCGATTCACAGTCCGCCCAGAAGTCCGCCGCCGCGTTTTATCAGCTGGAGCCTGTCTTTCACTATTGCTGCTGTTACGGCGTTCTGAACGACGGGGGGGTTGCTCCTCGTAGTAGTCATCACGAGTTGAAATCTCATCCCTGCTACCCCGAATCCGGGGACGCACAGGGCGCTCCTCTTCTTCATAAGGTAATGGATCTAAGTCTGCATCCATCTCAGCTTGATACTTTCTGCGATCATTGTACGAATAGCGATCGCTAACCGGTCGGTCTTCATCCACAATTGGAGTGTTGCGCTTTGCTTGCTGGGTAGCTATACTCCGTAGGCGGATACTTTCAACTGCAAAAAATACAGTTGTGCCAACTAAAAGCAATTGACCAAATTGTAGAATCGGGTCTAGCCGCCATCCTTGAAACACGAGAATGAAGCCGCAGAGCAAGCCGACTGCTGCAAAAAAGATATCTTGATCCCGTGACAATTCTGGACGCACAGTGCGGAGAAAATACAGTGCTGCCCCAGCCACAGCCAGGAAAATTCCTAGAATACTGGCTGAGTTTGCCCCAAAATTTACCTGAGCCAGAAAACTGGCTGAGTTCAGCCCAAAATTTATCATTGCTGTTTTCCCAATATCAAATCTATGTTAGCGAGTCACAATTAAAATCACTACTCTAATTAGTCACGATATATTGAAGCTTCAAAGCCTCTGGCAAAGAAGCTCTGAAGCCGTTCACCGAAAAATAAAAACACCTACTTCTGTCAGCTACAACTGCCCCTAGCGGTAAACACTGCTGTTTTTGGTGCAATTAATCTAGATAGCTGACAGACAATCGATTATGAGAGTCAATTCAACTCTCATAAGCATTATGAACGCTGAATTTTATCTTTTTGGCTAATGAAAACTAGACCAACTATAACGGGTATCACAACAATTGCAGTACCCCATAGCAGACTCCAAAGAAAATTTGCTAAAGAAGGCGTCATACTTCTCAACCTTTTTTTACACACTTCATCCTAATTTTAATAGTGTATTACTTTCTTGAGAAGCCTCTAACTCGGAACTACTAAACTTGTTAACTGCTTTCACCAGTTGTTGAGTTAACTGCGTAAGCTAGTTCGCTTTTCTATTTCCGAAGGAAGTGACAGCATTTGGTTAAAATGATCATGAGAGTTCTTTACAAAGCTTAAAATTTTGTGGCAATGTCTACGACGGGCTACGCCTACGCGAACCTGAAGGGCTTGCCGTTGCTTAAGTTTAGATAGATAGTAGCTTAAACCGATGACTGGTGTTGACCTGACTGCTTGGATTCTTGGCCCTGTGTTAGGGCTGATGACATTTTTATTTATATTTCGGATCATTCTCACTTGGTATCCGCAAGTGGATCTGAATCGTTTGCCCTTTAATTTAATAGCTTGGCCTACTGAACCATTTTTAGTGCCCTTGCGAAAGCTAGTCCAACCTATAGGCGGGGTGGACATTACACCTATTATTTGGGTTGGTATCTTCAGCCTACTGCGAGAAATCTTGCTAGGTCAGCAAGGATTGCTGACTATGCTATCTCGTGTTAATTAGGGATGGGGCATGGGGCAGAAGAATTTTAGATTTTGGATTTTGGATTTTGGATTGAACATCTAAAATCTAAAAGACGCTTGATAGCGCAGCGTAAAGCCTTCTCTACGAGACGCTGCGCCAACGGCATGGCAACTCTTAGAGACGCTGTTCGCGTTCGCTTAGAGCAACTGTGCGTAGCGTCTGACTCGCTAACGCAAATCCAAAATTGAGAAGGCATAGGGCATAGGGCATTGGTTATTTCCCCCCTGCTCCCCTGCTCCCCTGCTCCCCTGCTCCCCCTGCTTCCCACTCTCCACTCCCTTAACTGTTCATTTCCTGCACAAAATTTGTATAGACATTACCCTGCAAAAACTGTGGAGTTTCCATAATTTTTTGATGAAACCCGATGGTGGTGGGTAGTCCAGTGATGGCACATTCCCGGAGTGCGCGTTTCATGCGGTTAATAGCAGTGGGTCGATCTGGGGCCCAAACAATTAACTTGCCGATCAAGGAATCGTAGTAAGGTGGGATTTGGTAATCTGTGTAAACGTGCGAATCAATCCGAACACCAGGCCCTCCAGGGGGAAGATAGCCACTAATCCGTCCAGGAGAAGGGCGAAAGTCGTGATCTGGGTCTTCAGCGTTGATCCGGCATTCGATCGCATGACCCCGCAAAACTACTTGCTCTTGGGTAAGCTTGAGTCTTTCCCCTTGGGCAATGCGAATTTGTTCGGCAACTAAGTCTATTCCAGTAATCATCTCTGTTACAGGATGTTCTACTTGAATCCGGGTGTTCATTTCCATAAAGTAGAATTTACCGAATCTATCCAAGAGAAACTCGATAGTACCTGCCCCACTGTAGTTAATGAATTGGGCAGCTTTGACAGCAGCTTGTCCCATTTTCTCGCGCAGGTCTTGGTCGAGAGCCGGACTTGGTGCTTCTTCTAGTAGCTTTTGATTCCGGCGCTGAATAGAGCAATCCCGTTCGCCCAAGTGGATAACATTACCATAATTATCCGCCAAAACTTGAAATTCGATGTGGCGGGGACGTTCAATAAATTTTTCTATGTAAACGCCAGAATTCCCAAAAGCTGCTCCTGCTTCCCCTTGGGCCGCCAGGAAAAGTTTGACAAATTCATCTTCAGAACGAACTAGGCGCATACCCCGTCCGCCGCCACCCGCTGTGGCTTTGATCATCACTGGATAGCCGATATCCTTGGCGAATTTTAATCCTTGTTCCTCAGATTCTACTAACCCCTCAGTACCAGGTACTGTCGGGACTCCAGCTTTTTGCATGGTTTCTTTGGCAGTGGATTTATCCCCCATCAGCTTGATAGCTTCTGGAGTTGGGCCGATAAAAGCAATATGATGGTCGGCACAGATTTCCGCAAACCGGGCATTTTCTGCCAAAAAACCATAGCCTGGATGAATGGCAGTCGCATTGCGCGTCAGTGCGGCAGCAATAATATTGGGAATATTCAAATAACTTTTACTGCTAGCAGGTTCGCCAATGCAAACCGCTTCATCAGCAAGTTGGACGTGGAGAGCATTACGGTCAACGGTGGAGTGAACTGCAACTGTCGCAATCCCCATTTCTTCACAGGCGCGGAGAATGCGAAGGGCGATTTCTCCCCGATTGGCAATTAATATTTTGTCAAACTTCATTTTTTAGTTTCGATATCATTACCAGTAGATTGACATTTTCTCTGATCCAACTTGAAACGACGCTTTCGCATTATTTCAAATTATCACAGTCGATTCGCCACCCTGATTCTAAGCAAACTTTCATATTGCAAGCTTGCTGCCTCTATGGGTCTTAATTACTGTAAGTCTTGGCTAGCTTGGCAAAATGGGCTTTTGCGTAGGCGTAGCCCGTCGTAGACATCGCACCGCACCTCCTACAGTAGCTCTACCCTTTTTAATATCACTTGTGCAGAGGCTAGATTTCTGTCAGTCTGATACCGCCTTGAGGAAATTTATATTTTTGAGAAATATAACTTTAGATATCACCTTACTATAATTATTTTCTTATGCTATAGTCTGTGTTTAGACAACCCGTGCGGATGTGGCGGAATTGGTATACGCGCACGCTTGAGGTGCGTGTGGCTTTGCCTTGCGAGTTCGAGTCTCGCCATCCGCATATTTTGTTTATTAGTCAAGGGTCAAGCAATTTTGGATTTTGGATTGCCGATAGCGTAGCGTTAGCGAGTCATCGAGCGTCTTTTGGATTGAAAGAGACCACTCCACAAGAGTTGGGCAAGATGATTTTAAATTTTGGATCTTGGATTTGTTCCGCCCACTTTAAGCGGGACATGAACCGAAATAATTTTTAATTCTTCAATTCTTTAATCTAAAATCTAAAATCTAAAATCTAAAATTGGCAGGGTCAATAGTCAAGGGTCAAAACACCTTAGACTGTTGACCCTTAAATCTGGGTAGAGCTAAGGTTTTTTATGCTTTTATAGAGATAGGTGAAGTTTTGTAAAAAGCATTGAGTATTACTTTTACGCCCACAAACAACTTAACACTGCCAGCAGCTTGGCATCGCCTCACTCCGATTTGGCAAGGAGGGGAGGAAATAATTCAACAAAGTTTACCTCATACTCAGCTAGCACCTGCTTGGCAGCTAATGCTTTTGGGTGACGGCTCTCCAACACGTCACCTAGAATTGCTCACAGGTGAGCCTGTAGAAGTAGATGTGATTGATATGTCATTGATTGGCATGGACTTGGATGGTGCGCCTGAATTAATCCAAACTGTCCCAGGGCCGCGACTACGGCGACAAGTGTGGCTGCATACTGCTTCTGGTCAACGATTAGCCTACGCCACTTCGTGGTGGGAAGCCAGTCATGTAGATGAGTATTTGCAAAACCGTTCATTACCAATTTGGGCTAGTTTGGCTCGTCTTCGCACAGAGTTGTATCGGGATGTTCGAGGAATTTACTACGGTGACTCATCGGCGCTAGAGTCTGGTTTTGATGTAACTGGGCCTTTTTGGGGTCGCCATTACTTGTTTTGGCATCATGGACAGCCACTGACTTTAATTTATGAAGTTTTTTCGCCTTATTTAACCAAATATTTGGGAGCTATGCAATTAAATTCAAAAAATCAGTAAAAAGCCTGAAGAGAATATTGCTTTTGAGTTTTGATTGCTATTTAGATAACTCAGGACTTACGCAAAAATCGCCGAAAAGCTTAATTTAGCGTAGACACGTAGTGGCTTGCCGCAGGCTAGCGCCAAGACGATAAGCAACTGCCAGCGGTATCGTCAAAGACCTACGAGTAATTTACCCACACAAGCGATGCCTATTGCAACCCCTACCACTTCTCCTTCTCCTGAGGGAGAGGCTGCGCCAACGGAGACGCTAGCGCGAACGTGGAAGCAAGCTACGCGTAGCGGCGACCACAGGAGAAGCGGGAACGCCTAAAAGTAGAAACAGGAAATCCCAGATGAAGTATTTGAGATCGGTAAAAATCTAAAATAGAGTCATCCCCCAAAACCAACCATGATTCAACTCAAAACCCAACTCACCCTCGAAGAATTTGTCGCACTTCCCGAAGGAGACATCATCTCCGAACTCATTGATGGAGAAGCTGTTCCCAAATTCAAAAACGATGTAATGTCACCAAAATTTTTTCATCGTTCTATAACAGGTGCATTATTTATACTAACGTTCCCCTGATGCTGCTTGGGTAAAATTGGAGCGCTGGGAAGCTTTAACACCAGAAGAACGAAAAAAATTTCCGCCACTTGTACCCGACTTTGTGATTGAACTGCGTTCGGAGACAGATCGGCTTGCACCGATTCAAGAGAAAATGCAGGAATACATCAAGAATGGTCTGCGTTTGGGTTGGCTGATTAATCCTCAAGATGCAAAAGTGGAAATTTACCGGCTTTTGAAGGCTGTAGAAGTTCTGCAAATGCCAGCGATTCTTTCTGGAGAAGATATATTACCTGAATTTGAATTGCGAGTATAGGTAGGCAATAAGCTTTCAGGGCATAGCCTAGCTTGCCGCATTCTCCCAAAAAATACTGCACTTATGATGTGGCGCTAAGGCGCAGCCCGCCGCAGGCATCGCTACCGAGCAAAACCAAGTAGCTGAAATCATACAATTAAATTATCAAAGGAACGTTGAATTATTGTTGCAGCGATCGCCTCTGGTAGTAGTGCCGTTAAATTAATGAGTTTTCGGTGATGATTTGCTGTTATTAGGCGAAACCAAACGTAGTACTGATAGTTTAGAAGATTCCTTATTTGAAGGGCTAGAAATTACGCCTCAACAAATCTTCCAACAAGCAAGAATTTCCGACTGATGTTAGCAACAAAAGCACGAGGAAAGGTTTAATGAATACTGTTGTGCTAAATCTAGAACCGATTGCTCATTTAACCGATGAGCAATTTTATCAATTGTGTATTGCCAATCGTGATTTAAGCCTGGAAATGAATGCAGCCGGAGAATTAATCATTATGCCACCAGTAGGAGGAGAAAGCGGAAATCAAGAAGCTGGACTGATCGCTGATTTAGAAATTTGGAATCGTCAAGCTAAATTAGGGAAAGTTTTTAGTTCTTCAACTATCTTTATACTTCCCAATGGTGCAAAACGTTCCCCTGATGCTGCTTGGGTAAAATTAGAGCGCTGGGAAGCTTTAACACCAGAAGAACGAAAAAAATTTCCGCCACTTGTACCCGACTTTGTGATTGAACTGCGTTCGGAGACAGATCGGCTTGCACCGATTCAAGAGAAAATGCAGGAATACATCAAGAATGGTCTGCGTTTGGGTTGGCTGATT from Nostoc sp. UHCC 0926 includes these protein-coding regions:
- a CDS encoding chorismate lyase, encoding MSITFTPTNNLTLPAAWHRLTPIWQGGEEIIQQSLPHTQLAPAWQLMLLGDGSPTRHLELLTGEPVEVDVIDMSLIGMDLDGAPELIQTVPGPRLRRQVWLHTASGQRLAYATSWWEASHVDEYLQNRSLPIWASLARLRTELYRDVRGIYYGDSSALESGFDVTGPFWGRHYLFWHHGQPLTLIYEVFSPYLTKYLGAMQLNSKNQ
- the accC gene encoding acetyl-CoA carboxylase biotin carboxylase subunit — its product is MKFDKILIANRGEIALRILRACEEMGIATVAVHSTVDRNALHVQLADEAVCIGEPASSKSYLNIPNIIAAALTRNATAIHPGYGFLAENARFAEICADHHIAFIGPTPEAIKLMGDKSTAKETMQKAGVPTVPGTEGLVESEEQGLKFAKDIGYPVMIKATAGGGGRGMRLVRSEDEFVKLFLAAQGEAGAAFGNSGVYIEKFIERPRHIEFQVLADNYGNVIHLGERDCSIQRRNQKLLEEAPSPALDQDLREKMGQAAVKAAQFINYSGAGTIEFLLDRFGKFYFMEMNTRIQVEHPVTEMITGIDLVAEQIRIAQGERLKLTQEQVVLRGHAIECRINAEDPDHDFRPSPGRISGYLPPGGPGVRIDSHVYTDYQIPPYYDSLIGKLIVWAPDRPTAINRMKRALRECAITGLPTTIGFHQKIMETPQFLQGNVYTNFVQEMNS
- a CDS encoding Uma2 family endonuclease, which gives rise to MNTVVLNLEPIAHLTDEQFYQLCIANRDLSLEMNAAGELIIMPPVGGESGNQEAGLIADLEIWNRQAKLGKVFSSSTIFILPNGAKRSPDAAWVKLERWEALTPEERKKFPPLVPDFVIELRSETDRLAPIQEKMQEYIKNGLRLGWLINPQDAKVEIYRLLKAVEVLQMPAILSGEDILPEFELQV